From the genome of Pseudomonas sp. AB6, one region includes:
- a CDS encoding glycosyltransferase has translation MKPLPLVSIVIPAYNPRFFQRTLHSALNQTYSNYEVVICDDCRTDGIKVVVDSFSGFSTVPVRYIKNPQRLGFAANLLKCLSEATGEFIKFLCDDDQLFPLCLESQMKGFTGYKNINLVLGQRYFWDADDVQLPDRIGNIPLSHVDSLFNGEDVLGVLQHFPNNFLGGLSSALMRSSVVQEYLPTLAEGNQFVALLDLMLYSCLMRRGNMVALTSVLIIERLHNDRLSRQQLMIDAMADEIPLAIEFLEARGGELPPAQGYVRYVPLTAANEVPITWHEHATMRSLGTRQGSMQGKVGSYSESFAEFYAEWLAYKSISVGQRQLLPITLTHWQQRPKIVPIIVDEKGSRAGLAMTLQSIATQLYAADLVLVLSASCTETALEGKVCTLPLQDDWIAQIDELLAQLDGAEWFYMLRAGDRLVESALLMLADRIVNNDTARCFYTDEGALRDGESAEPVFKPDFNLDFLRSYPYIGRCVAFQRESYLALGGFDSNYGELAPHDLVWRLYEQQGETSVHHIAEIVLESQLSFSQWLALPEVVMQNLRVVGAHLQRSGIDHHIQLGVELSVNKITYQHAERPLVSIIILHKDQLFALQRCIETLLEKTAYTHFEVLIVDNGSVSTEAREWLSGMAKMSSGTLRILDHPEAACVPTLRNFGAVHARGEYLLILNTYTVITQPEWLDGLLSHAQRPEVGIVGPKVFNPQGLVLQAGIILGLDGTAGYQFYGENMNANGYMHRLQIPQNLSAVGSDCLMVRRDVFESIGGLDDTEYSQIFDEIDLCLRVREAGYLVVWTPEVQLALGSRRGANPTQAQFDRRELEQATFLDRRLALVAYDPAYNPNFSMNGSSYRLEPGLRTGWSPFTSSSLPELLILPINSSAVGHYRMSEPFLGLEATGRVVGQISYEWPTLVEIERRSPDVAVFQGRYFHGGILQIASMKTHFNTRRIYELDDNVIEVPAKNGHMRNAPSAADMTEVLRRGIVNCDRVVVSTAALGDVLSSMHSDIRVVPNMLAPRLWSNLRGNRRTSKKPRIGWGGGTSHTGDLEIIAEVIRELADEVEWVFFGMCPKELRPYLHEFHPIVGMDQYPAKLASLNLDLALAPLEFHIFNDCKSNLRLLEYGACGFPVICTNTQAYQGYMPCTRIITNTTDEWLQAIRMHLSDPDASYRMGDDLREVVLRDYMLRGDNLQQWVNGWIAD, from the coding sequence GTGAAACCACTTCCCCTCGTCAGTATTGTGATTCCCGCCTATAACCCACGGTTTTTTCAGCGGACATTGCACAGTGCATTGAATCAAACGTACTCGAATTACGAGGTTGTGATTTGTGACGATTGCCGCACGGATGGGATTAAGGTGGTGGTTGACTCGTTCTCTGGATTCAGCACTGTGCCGGTTCGTTATATCAAAAACCCGCAACGCCTGGGTTTTGCCGCTAACTTGCTTAAATGCCTGAGTGAAGCCACGGGTGAGTTCATCAAGTTTCTATGCGATGACGATCAGTTGTTTCCGCTGTGTCTTGAATCGCAGATGAAGGGTTTCACCGGCTACAAAAATATTAATTTGGTGTTGGGTCAGCGTTATTTTTGGGACGCGGATGACGTTCAATTGCCGGATCGCATTGGTAATATTCCGCTTTCTCACGTCGATAGCCTGTTTAACGGCGAGGACGTGCTTGGTGTGCTCCAGCATTTCCCGAACAACTTCCTTGGTGGCTTGAGCAGTGCGTTGATGCGCAGCTCGGTCGTGCAGGAATACCTGCCGACATTGGCCGAAGGTAACCAGTTCGTCGCTTTGCTCGATCTGATGCTGTACAGCTGTTTGATGCGCCGCGGCAACATGGTCGCCCTTACAAGTGTGCTCATTATTGAGCGGCTTCATAACGATCGGTTGAGCCGCCAGCAATTAATGATTGATGCCATGGCGGACGAGATTCCACTGGCAATAGAATTTTTAGAGGCCCGTGGCGGCGAGTTACCTCCGGCCCAAGGCTATGTTCGTTATGTGCCATTGACGGCGGCCAATGAAGTGCCAATTACGTGGCATGAGCACGCCACCATGCGTTCCCTGGGCACGCGACAGGGCAGCATGCAAGGAAAGGTTGGTAGTTACAGTGAAAGCTTCGCTGAGTTCTATGCGGAATGGCTGGCGTATAAATCCATATCGGTAGGGCAGCGACAGTTGCTACCGATCACGCTGACGCATTGGCAGCAGAGACCTAAAATCGTCCCGATCATCGTTGACGAGAAAGGCAGTCGTGCCGGTCTTGCCATGACCCTACAGAGTATTGCCACGCAGCTTTATGCAGCGGATTTGGTGTTGGTTTTATCCGCGAGCTGCACAGAAACCGCCTTGGAGGGGAAGGTCTGCACGTTGCCGCTGCAGGACGATTGGATAGCGCAAATCGATGAGCTGCTGGCGCAACTCGACGGTGCCGAATGGTTCTATATGCTGCGTGCGGGTGACCGCCTGGTCGAGTCGGCGCTGTTGATGTTGGCGGACCGTATCGTCAATAACGACACCGCACGCTGTTTTTACACTGACGAAGGTGCATTGCGTGATGGAGAGTCGGCAGAGCCGGTATTCAAGCCTGACTTCAACCTCGACTTTCTGCGCAGCTATCCGTATATCGGGCGGTGTGTGGCCTTCCAGCGCGAGAGTTACCTGGCACTCGGTGGGTTCGATTCAAACTACGGGGAGTTGGCGCCACATGACTTGGTCTGGCGATTGTATGAACAACAAGGTGAGACTTCGGTTCACCACATTGCCGAGATTGTGCTGGAATCGCAGTTAAGCTTCTCCCAGTGGCTGGCATTGCCAGAAGTCGTTATGCAAAATCTACGGGTGGTGGGTGCTCACTTACAGCGCTCAGGCATTGACCACCACATTCAGTTGGGCGTTGAGTTGTCCGTTAATAAAATAACGTACCAGCACGCCGAACGACCTTTGGTGTCGATCATTATCCTGCACAAGGATCAGCTTTTTGCGCTGCAGCGTTGCATCGAAACGCTTCTGGAAAAAACCGCCTATACCCATTTCGAAGTATTGATTGTCGACAACGGTAGCGTTAGCACTGAGGCCCGTGAGTGGCTGAGTGGCATGGCGAAAATGTCCTCGGGCACGTTGCGCATCCTTGATCATCCCGAGGCCGCCTGTGTTCCTACGTTGCGTAATTTCGGTGCCGTGCATGCTCGGGGTGAGTACCTGCTGATCCTCAATACCTACACGGTCATCACTCAGCCTGAATGGTTAGACGGTCTGCTCAGTCACGCCCAACGTCCCGAGGTCGGAATCGTCGGCCCTAAAGTGTTCAACCCCCAAGGGCTGGTTTTACAGGCGGGCATTATTCTTGGCCTGGACGGTACGGCGGGTTATCAGTTTTACGGCGAAAACATGAATGCAAACGGCTATATGCACCGTCTGCAAATACCGCAAAACCTGAGTGCGGTGGGTTCTGATTGTCTGATGGTGCGCCGGGACGTGTTCGAAAGCATTGGCGGACTGGACGACACCGAATACAGCCAAATTTTCGACGAAATCGATTTATGCTTGCGGGTGCGTGAGGCCGGTTACTTGGTGGTGTGGACCCCTGAAGTGCAATTGGCTCTCGGTAGCCGCCGTGGCGCGAATCCGACCCAGGCTCAGTTTGATCGTCGGGAGTTGGAGCAAGCCACCTTTCTTGATCGTCGATTAGCGCTGGTCGCCTATGACCCCGCCTACAACCCGAACTTTTCAATGAACGGTAGCAGTTATCGACTGGAACCCGGCTTGAGAACCGGCTGGAGTCCATTTACCTCATCGAGCTTGCCAGAACTATTGATTTTGCCGATCAACTCCTCGGCGGTTGGGCATTACCGCATGAGCGAGCCTTTTCTTGGGTTGGAGGCGACAGGCAGGGTCGTTGGGCAGATATCTTATGAGTGGCCTACGCTGGTCGAGATCGAACGTCGATCACCTGACGTGGCGGTCTTTCAAGGGCGGTATTTTCACGGCGGGATTTTGCAAATTGCGTCGATGAAGACGCATTTCAATACCCGGCGTATTTATGAACTCGATGACAACGTCATTGAGGTCCCGGCGAAAAATGGACACATGCGAAACGCCCCTTCCGCAGCGGACATGACCGAGGTGCTGCGTCGCGGTATTGTCAATTGCGATCGGGTGGTTGTTTCCACAGCGGCATTGGGCGACGTACTGTCTAGCATGCACTCGGACATTCGAGTGGTGCCCAACATGTTGGCCCCCCGGTTGTGGAGTAATTTGCGCGGCAATCGCCGGACGTCAAAAAAACCACGGATTGGTTGGGGCGGTGGCACCAGTCACACGGGTGATTTGGAGATCATTGCTGAGGTTATCCGGGAGTTGGCGGACGAGGTCGAATGGGTGTTTTTTGGTATGTGCCCGAAAGAACTACGGCCTTATCTTCACGAGTTTCATCCGATTGTGGGTATGGATCAGTACCCGGCGAAGTTGGCAAGTTTGAACTTGGACCTTGCGCTGGCTCCGTTGGAGTTCCATATCTTCAACGATTGTAAGAGCAACTTGCGGCTGTTGGAGTACGGCGCGTGCGGTTTTCCGGTGATTTGCACTAACACCCAAGCCTATCAGGGATATATGCCGTGCACGCGGATCATCACAAACACTACGGATGAATGGCTGCAGGCTATCCGAATGCATTTGTCCGATCCCGATGCCAGCTACCGCATGGGTGATGACTTGCGCGAAGTCGTTCTTCGGGACTACATGTTGCGTGGCGATAATTTGCAGCAGTGGGTAAACGGTTGGATTGCAGAT
- the flgK gene encoding flagellar hook-associated protein FlgK: MSLISIGLSGLTANSAALNTISNNMANVDTAGYSRQQVITGASSPQNLGFGYIGTGTTLMDVRRIYNSYLDSQLQSSTALDSETTAFLGQVSSTDTLLSGVSTGVSSVLKTFFTQLQAVSTNPTDAGARSQLLTTSGSLSSRFNSISSQLGSQNTDINSQLTTLATQVNTLSASIAQLNKQITQASATGSTPNAMLDSRNEAVRQLNTLVGAKVIDNNGSYDITIGTGQSLVSGTSVNTLSAGPSSTDPTQYSLSVSYGQSKSDVTSVVSGGSIGGLLRYRSDVLAPAMNELGRVALSVSDKVNSQLNQGLDLNGAFGSNLFSSINSAAQISQRSIASSGNSAPSGNLDVTISDTSKITANDYQVTFTSATAYDVKRLSDGKVMGSSDLATKPALVVDGFSIAQNGGAFSAGDSFKVTPTRNAASGISTTMTDPQALAAAAPLSASAGASNKGSTTISQQPTLTTQLNIYDAASSADLRTGITNSTPIKLVFGAVASGSQNYTMFNAQGTSIGTGSIVPGQSNTLNLTVPMIDASGNPINTTAPPPVQKTFTVQMTISGTPAANDSYSLSMTAAGSSDNRNASATAALQSTPTIGVSGSAPGVSLSDAYGKLVGAVGAQAAQAKSDSAATTAIVTQAKSARNSVSGVNLDEETANLVKYQQYYTASSQIIKTAQAMFTTLINAL; this comes from the coding sequence ATGTCACTGATTTCAATTGGGCTTTCGGGGCTGACTGCAAACTCTGCAGCGCTTAACACCATCAGTAACAACATGGCCAACGTTGATACCGCCGGGTACTCGCGTCAGCAGGTTATTACGGGTGCTTCATCACCGCAGAATCTCGGTTTCGGCTACATCGGTACCGGCACCACGCTGATGGACGTTCGCCGAATCTATAACAGTTACCTCGACAGCCAATTGCAAAGCAGTACTGCCCTGGATTCGGAAACCACGGCCTTTCTTGGGCAAGTCAGTTCTACCGATACGCTGCTATCGGGCGTCAGTACGGGCGTTTCCAGTGTATTGAAGACCTTCTTCACGCAGCTTCAAGCCGTCTCGACCAACCCCACCGATGCGGGGGCGCGCTCGCAATTGCTGACCACGTCAGGTTCTCTAAGCAGCCGCTTTAATTCGATTTCATCGCAGCTGGGCAGTCAGAACACCGACATCAACAGCCAATTGACTACCCTCGCGACTCAGGTCAACACGTTGTCGGCGTCTATTGCTCAATTGAACAAGCAGATTACCCAAGCATCAGCCACTGGCTCGACCCCTAATGCCATGCTTGATTCGCGCAACGAAGCTGTGCGTCAACTCAACACGTTGGTGGGCGCAAAAGTTATCGACAACAATGGCAGCTATGACATCACTATCGGCACCGGCCAATCTCTCGTCAGTGGCACCAGTGTCAATACCTTGTCAGCAGGACCAAGTAGTACCGATCCAACCCAGTACAGCTTGTCGGTAAGCTACGGGCAAAGTAAATCAGACGTGACCTCGGTAGTGAGCGGTGGCAGCATTGGCGGCCTGTTGCGCTATCGCAGTGACGTATTGGCACCCGCCATGAATGAGTTGGGGCGTGTTGCGTTGTCGGTTTCCGATAAGGTCAACAGTCAATTGAATCAGGGCCTGGACCTTAACGGCGCCTTTGGTTCGAATTTGTTTAGCAGCATTAACAGTGCAGCCCAGATCAGCCAGCGCAGTATCGCCTCGTCGGGTAACAGCGCCCCGTCGGGCAACCTCGATGTGACCATTTCCGACACTAGCAAAATTACGGCCAACGACTATCAGGTCACTTTTACCAGCGCCACCGCTTACGACGTTAAACGTCTATCGGACGGCAAAGTTATGGGCTCCTCTGATCTGGCTACCAAACCGGCGCTTGTTGTCGATGGTTTTTCCATCGCGCAAAACGGCGGGGCGTTTAGCGCGGGCGACAGCTTCAAGGTGACGCCAACGCGCAATGCCGCCTCCGGCATTAGCACGACCATGACCGATCCCCAGGCTCTAGCCGCCGCCGCGCCATTGTCGGCTTCGGCGGGCGCCAGCAACAAAGGCAGCACAACGATTTCGCAACAACCGACCTTGACCACTCAGCTGAATATCTACGACGCCGCAAGCAGCGCCGATCTGCGCACAGGTATCACCAACTCTACGCCGATCAAGTTAGTCTTCGGTGCCGTCGCCAGTGGTTCTCAGAATTACACGATGTTCAACGCCCAAGGCACTTCGATTGGCACCGGCTCCATCGTCCCAGGGCAATCCAATACTTTGAATCTAACGGTACCGATGATCGATGCCAGCGGCAATCCGATCAACACGACTGCCCCACCCCCGGTGCAAAAGACGTTCACCGTTCAAATGACAATTTCTGGTACACCCGCTGCCAATGACAGCTACAGCCTGTCGATGACGGCCGCTGGGTCTTCCGATAACCGTAACGCGTCAGCGACCGCGGCCTTGCAGTCGACGCCGACGATTGGGGTCTCGGGTTCCGCCCCCGGCGTCAGTCTTTCTGACGCCTACGGCAAGTTGGTAGGAGCGGTAGGGGCCCAAGCGGCCCAAGCCAAAAGCGACAGCGCTGCAACCACGGCCATCGTTACCCAAGCCAAATCTGCTCGGAACTCGGTCTCGGGTGTCAACCTTGATGAAGAAACAGCCAACCTGGTCAAGTATCAACAGTACTACACCGCCTCCTCGCAGATCATCAAGACTGCACAAGCGATGTTTACCACTTTGATCAATGCTCTCTAA
- the flgJ gene encoding flagellar assembly peptidoglycan hydrolase FlgJ, protein MDLPISAAPTASDSGAYSDLNRLNALKTGDRDSTSNLKKVAQEFEALFVSQMLKSMRSANQVLAKDNPMNTSEMRQYQEMYDQQLSVTMSRQGGGIGLQDVLMRQLSKIKDSETAPSNTVGNLTALAGKHTDLKRSNLLHPDVSILADKTDSDADAVNVTGLALKITQRPLWATRSVAADHRLAAASASSSASPHNDVAKLNARRLALPSSLADRLLAGIVPTTSAALSQAGAGSAISGSTTAVVRSGAAYFSNGDWTQNPALTTSGSAMQILGRSMAQPPLAPSSKTFASQDAFVATMLPLAKDAAARIGVDPTVLVAQAALETGWGKSIMRQQDGSNSHNLFGIKAQGGWQGPEARAITSEFRDGQMIKETADFRSYGSYADSFHDLVTVLQNNNRYQGVLKSADNPEQFVKELQKAGYATDPDYASKISQIAKQMKSYQNYAAASSSTTL, encoded by the coding sequence ATGGACTTGCCCATCAGTGCAGCGCCCACCGCCAGCGATTCGGGTGCTTACTCTGACCTTAATCGCCTGAATGCCCTAAAAACCGGTGATCGCGACAGTACCAGTAACCTGAAAAAAGTGGCTCAGGAGTTTGAGGCGCTGTTCGTCAGCCAGATGCTCAAGTCCATGCGCTCGGCCAATCAGGTGCTGGCCAAAGACAATCCGATGAATACCTCGGAAATGCGTCAGTACCAAGAAATGTACGACCAACAACTGTCGGTCACCATGTCCCGGCAGGGCGGTGGCATTGGTCTGCAAGACGTGTTGATGAGGCAGTTGTCAAAAATCAAGGATTCTGAAACAGCCCCATCGAACACCGTTGGCAATCTGACGGCATTGGCGGGCAAACATACCGACTTGAAACGCTCGAACCTGCTTCATCCCGATGTGAGCATTTTGGCTGACAAGACCGATTCGGATGCTGACGCTGTCAACGTCACTGGTCTGGCGCTGAAAATTACTCAACGACCATTGTGGGCGACGCGCTCGGTGGCGGCGGATCACCGATTGGCGGCAGCTTCGGCCTCCTCCAGCGCGAGCCCGCATAACGACGTTGCAAAGCTCAATGCCCGTCGACTGGCATTGCCCAGCAGCCTTGCCGATCGCCTGCTGGCTGGCATTGTTCCGACAACCTCGGCGGCCCTCAGCCAAGCAGGAGCGGGCAGTGCGATTAGCGGTTCTACGACTGCAGTGGTGCGCAGCGGTGCCGCCTACTTCAGCAATGGTGATTGGACTCAAAACCCAGCGCTTACGACGTCCGGGAGCGCGATGCAGATTTTGGGTCGCTCGATGGCCCAGCCACCTCTGGCACCCAGCAGCAAAACCTTTGCCAGCCAAGATGCTTTCGTCGCCACCATGTTGCCGTTGGCCAAGGACGCCGCCGCGCGTATCGGTGTCGATCCTACGGTTCTGGTTGCACAGGCTGCGCTGGAAACGGGCTGGGGTAAATCAATCATGCGTCAGCAGGACGGCAGTAACAGCCACAACTTATTCGGCATCAAGGCCCAAGGTGGTTGGCAGGGTCCAGAAGCGCGAGCGATCACCAGCGAGTTTCGTGACGGGCAGATGATCAAGGAGACCGCGGACTTCCGTTCATACGGTTCTTATGCAGACAGCTTCCACGATTTGGTGACGGTGTTGCAGAACAATAATCGCTATCAAGGTGTGCTGAAATCTGCCGATAACCCTGAACAGTTTGTGAAAGAGCTGCAGAAGGCCGGCTATGCCACGGATCCGGACTACGCCAGCAAGATTTCGCAAATCGCCAAGCAGATGAAGAGTTACCAGAACTACGCCGCCGCGAGCTCTTCCACGACTTTATAA
- a CDS encoding flagellar basal body P-ring protein FlgI, with protein MSNFKHLWVAVLLSCTTFGVQAERLKDIASISGVRTNQLIGYGLVVGLNGTGDQTTQTPFTLQTFNNMLAQFGIKVPAGAGTVQLKNVAAVAVYADLPAFAKPGQMVDITVSSIGNSKSLRGGSLLMTPMKGVDGNVYAIAQGNLVVGGFDAEGRDGSKITVNVPSAGRIPGGASVERSVPSGFNQGNSLTFNLNRSDFTTAKRVVDKINDMLGPGVAQALDGGSVRVTAPMDPSQRVEYLSVLENLEVDPGQASAKVIINSRTGTIVIGQNVRVSPAAVTHGSLTVTITEDPIVSQPGALSGGQTAVVPRSRLNAAQELHPMFKFGPGTTLDEIVRAVNQVGAAPGDLMAILEALKQAGALQADLIVI; from the coding sequence ATGAGCAATTTCAAACATTTATGGGTGGCGGTCCTGCTTTCGTGCACCACCTTTGGCGTACAAGCCGAGCGTTTGAAGGATATCGCCAGTATTTCCGGGGTGCGGACTAACCAACTGATCGGTTACGGCTTGGTGGTTGGCCTCAACGGCACTGGCGATCAGACCACCCAGACCCCCTTTACCTTGCAAACTTTCAACAACATGCTGGCTCAGTTTGGCATCAAGGTTCCTGCGGGGGCCGGTACCGTGCAGCTGAAGAACGTTGCAGCGGTGGCCGTGTATGCAGATTTGCCAGCGTTCGCCAAGCCCGGTCAAATGGTCGACATTACGGTGTCGTCCATAGGTAACTCGAAAAGCTTACGTGGCGGCAGCCTCCTGATGACACCGATGAAAGGTGTCGATGGCAATGTCTATGCGATTGCCCAAGGCAACCTGGTGGTGGGTGGTTTTGACGCCGAAGGTCGCGACGGCTCGAAGATCACAGTCAATGTCCCGTCTGCCGGCCGTATCCCAGGCGGTGCCTCGGTCGAGCGGTCAGTGCCAAGCGGATTCAATCAGGGTAACAGCCTGACTTTCAACCTCAACCGTTCTGACTTCACCACAGCCAAGCGGGTGGTCGACAAGATCAACGACATGCTCGGCCCTGGCGTAGCACAAGCTCTCGACGGCGGTTCGGTGCGAGTGACAGCCCCCATGGACCCGAGCCAGCGTGTTGAATACTTGTCGGTGCTGGAAAACCTGGAAGTCGATCCAGGCCAAGCCTCGGCCAAAGTCATCATCAACTCGCGTACCGGCACTATCGTGATCGGTCAGAACGTCCGGGTTTCGCCTGCGGCAGTTACCCATGGCAGCTTGACAGTCACCATTACTGAAGATCCGATCGTCAGTCAGCCTGGCGCGTTGTCCGGTGGGCAGACGGCGGTAGTCCCCCGATCTCGACTTAATGCCGCTCAAGAGCTGCACCCAATGTTCAAGTTCGGTCCGGGCACAACGCTGGATGAAATCGTCCGCGCGGTTAACCAAGTGGGTGCTGCCCCGGGTGACTTGATGGCCATTCTTGAAGCGTTAAAACAGGCCGGCGCGCTTCAGGCCGATCTGATTGTAATTTAA
- the flgH gene encoding flagellar basal body L-ring protein FlgH: MKRLSLLRLARLLALWVAPFCATALVAGCVAPVAKPNDPFYAPVLPRTPLPAAANNGSIYQAGFEQNLYDDRKAYRIGDIITITLSERTAASKAASNGITKNSSNSIGLTSLFGGGLSTSNPVGDTDLSLNVGYNGARTTKGDGKAAQSNSLTGSVTVTVAEVLPNGILAVRGEKWMTLNTGDELVRIAGLIRADDIATDNTVSSTRVADARITYSGTGSFADSSQPGWFDRFFLSPLFPF; this comes from the coding sequence ATGAAACGGCTATCTTTACTACGACTTGCCCGACTGCTTGCTCTGTGGGTAGCCCCGTTTTGCGCAACCGCATTGGTGGCTGGCTGTGTTGCTCCAGTGGCTAAGCCCAATGATCCTTTCTACGCACCGGTTCTGCCGCGAACGCCTCTGCCGGCGGCAGCGAATAACGGCTCGATATACCAAGCCGGTTTTGAGCAAAACCTCTACGACGACCGCAAGGCTTATCGGATTGGAGACATCATTACTATTACGCTTTCCGAGAGGACGGCGGCCAGTAAAGCGGCCAGTAATGGCATCACAAAAAACAGCAGTAACAGCATTGGCCTGACGTCATTATTTGGTGGGGGCTTGAGCACTAGTAACCCTGTGGGCGACACCGATCTGAGCCTGAACGTCGGTTACAACGGCGCACGTACAACTAAAGGCGACGGTAAAGCAGCGCAGAGCAACAGCTTGACCGGCTCGGTCACAGTGACGGTGGCTGAAGTGTTGCCCAACGGCATTCTCGCGGTACGGGGGGAAAAGTGGATGACCCTTAACACCGGTGACGAATTGGTACGAATTGCCGGGCTGATCCGCGCCGATGACATTGCCACCGACAACACCGTGTCGTCTACACGCGTTGCGGATGCACGTATCACATATTCAGGAACCGGTTCATTTGCCGATTCCAGTCAGCCGGGGTGGTTTGATCGTTTCTTCCTCAGCCCGTTGTTCCCTTTCTAA